Below is a window of Paremcibacter congregatus DNA.
GGCTTTGATCCTTATGCCGCCGCCGACATGTTGCGCTCTCTGGATGCTCAAAGCCAACTGGAAGACGCCATCGCCAACCGGACCGGACAACAGCGCCCCCCCGAATTCTTCTCCACCCATCCCAACACCAAGGACCGGGTTACCCGCGCCCACGCGGCCGCCCGTGAAACAGGTCTGCCGGAAAACAGCCGCGACCGGGGCCGCGACCGCTTTCTCGACGCCATCAATGGCATGACTTACGGCGACGACCCCGCCCAAGGCGTGATCACAGGCCGGACATTTTCTCACGGCCCGGCACGTTTCAGCTTCACGGTGCCGGAAAATTATCGCCTGCTCAACAGTTCGGATGCGGTCTATGCCCAGGGCACCGGCCCGGCCGAAGGTGGCGTGGTGATTTTCGCCGGGGACCGTCTGAAAGGCCGCAACATGATCGAGTTCACGTCTCAGACCTGGAAAGGGCTCGTCAAGGATGCGCCCCTGGAAGGATTGCAGGATTTCACCCTCAATGGCATGGAGGCCATTACCGGCTGGCATACCATGCAGGTCGCCAAAGTCAACTCCCAGGTGCGCATCGTCACCGTGCGCCATAGTGCGGATCAGGCCTATTTCTTCCTGATGGTCACCCCACTCACCAAACTGGACCAACAGCGGGAAGCGCTGCAGCGCATGACCTACAGTTTCAAAAAACTATCCCCGACCGAGGCCCGCGACGTGCGGGGCAGAATTATCCGGGTGGTGACCGTCAAGCGGGGCGACACGGCACAAAGTCTGGCCCGCAAAATGGCCTTTTCCGACCATCAACTGGATCGTTTTCTGGTGCTCAACGGCTTAAACAGTCCACAGAGCCTGAGAGCCGGACAGCGGGTTAAACTGGTGGTATATGGACAGTAAGGACAAAGAGACGACTAGGACATGCCCCCCGCCCATTGATTTGGTCTATGAAAACAGCTGCCCCAATGTCGATCACGCCCGCGAGCGGCTGACGCAAGCCTTGCAGGAATGCGCATTGCCCGTCGCCTGGCGGGAATGGGAAGTGAACACCCCGGATACCCCGAAGGCGTATCGCCAGTACGGGTCCCCGACAATTCTGATCAGGGGAAAAGATGTCAGTGGTGACGAGCCCGCCACCAGTTGCAGCAGTTGCCGGGTATATGTCACAACGGAGGGCTATGACACGGCCCCCTCGGTTCAGCAGATTGTCAAGGCGCTCTCGCCAGCAGTCTGACGCCATAAAAAAGGGCGGCACACTGGCCGCCCTCAGAGGATTTTGTCTTGGCTTATTCCGCCGGTTCCGGCAGACGTTCCACAACCTGCCACCCGAACCAGCCATAGATGCGGTCCCGGGCGCGGGTCATGGTGATATAAAGCACCGGCACCAGGATCAGGGTCACGAGTGTCGCAAACAGCACGCCAAACGCCAGGGATACGACCGTCGGCTGCAAGAACTGCGCCTGAACACTTCTTTCCATCATCAACGGGATCAGACCGATGAATGTTGTAAAGGAGGTCAGGAAGATCGGCCGGAAACGCTCCTCC
It encodes the following:
- a CDS encoding M48 family metalloprotease encodes the protein MTLARSNNSLTHKAGRRLRKSGFIGALVTLPLLLQGCVTTNPATGQSDFTPFMSPDKETAIGKEQHPLILKQHGGVVDNPQVAGYVAVTGGRLAAVSEMPKTPFTFTVLNSPIVNAFALPGGYIYVTRGILGLFNSESEMASVLGHEIGHVTGRHSAKRYNQQILTGLGATLLGAVLKSNELSDMVGYGSQLYLKSYSRGNEYEADKLGVRYSTRAGFDPYAAADMLRSLDAQSQLEDAIANRTGQQRPPEFFSTHPNTKDRVTRAHAAARETGLPENSRDRGRDRFLDAINGMTYGDDPAQGVITGRTFSHGPARFSFTVPENYRLLNSSDAVYAQGTGPAEGGVVIFAGDRLKGRNMIEFTSQTWKGLVKDAPLEGLQDFTLNGMEAITGWHTMQVAKVNSQVRIVTVRHSADQAYFFLMVTPLTKLDQQREALQRMTYSFKKLSPTEARDVRGRIIRVVTVKRGDTAQSLARKMAFSDHQLDRFLVLNGLNSPQSLRAGQRVKLVVYGQ